A region of the Deltaproteobacteria bacterium HGW-Deltaproteobacteria-6 genome:
CGCAGGAGCGGTCGCTGATCATCAATGCGCTGGAGGAAGCGGGCGGCAATCAGACCAAGGCGGCTAAAATGCTGGGCACGACCAAGCGCATTATCCAGTACAAAATATCGAAAATGGGCATTGACCCGAAGCATTTCCGCAAAATAGATAAAGATTCCGGTCAATGATCAACGTTTTTGTCCGATTTGTATTCAACGCTGTGACGTTCGCGGGAGGAGTGGTGGACGGAATTAGTACAAAAATGTTTCACATTTAATGAAAATAACAAAAATGTTCTTTTTTATTAACTGATGCCGGATGCTTTCAATAACCAGAGTAGCTGTTACCTGATTTTTTCAGGCCAGATGCGTTCAGAACCGGGCGGGTAACGGGTGACAAGGGGCTTAAGTAACTAGCCGACAATACGGCGGATGTTTGCCATGGTTATTGCTTGGCGGGGATGGCAGGGTAAAGAGGCAGAACCCGGGTAAGATAAAAATGTATGGTAAGGGATGCAATATTGTTTGCCGGCCGGCTATGGCATGACTCTGGCAATTACGATTCCGCCGCCTGATAATCAGGCAGGCAACGTCTCAGGAAGGAAAAATTTTTATGTGTCGTTTGTTTGCAGTAACCAGCAACAATCCGTTGTCGCCGATGATGGCGATCAATGCTCTTAATGTGATGAAAGAAGGGCATGACGGTTCCGGCGTGGGATTGTTTCTGACGGATTTGGGCGGCGAATTCGAAAAATTCAAAAACGAGCCCATTCTTTCCGGTATCTTTTCCAATGAAGGCATTAAGGCTTTGGATCGTTTTATGATCGATCTGGATTTCATGGTGAAATACAAGCTGTCGTTTCGTCCTTCAAAACAGACTCCTCCGGGAACGCCGAAGAGAGATAATTATGTGATCCGTGTTTATGAATATCCTGCCGAATGGGAAGGCCTGAGCCAGGAGGAACTTCAGTTCCGTCTGATGATGGTGCAGTTGCAGCTTCGGGAAATGGGGCAGAAAGACAAATCAATGCTGATTTTCAGCTTCTGGCCGGATGTCATCATGATCAAGGAAGTGGGCGATCCCTTAACCGTGGCCGAGTATCTGGGTTTGGACCGCAAGGATCTCTCGGCGCGCACCATTCTGAGCCAGGGACGACAGAACACGAACTACTCGATTGATATCTACGCCTGCCATCCGTTCTTTATTCAAGGCATGTCGACGATGACCAACGGCGAGAATACCGCGTTTGTGCCGATCCGCGAATTTCTGATGTCCCGCAATTTCCCCGGTTATGCCGGTTATCAGTCCGACTCGGAGGTGTTCACGCACATCCTGCATTACACGCAAAACAAGCTCGGTCTGGGCATGGAAATGTATAAACATATTATTACGCCGCTCAAGGATGATGAATTGACCAGACATCCCGACGGTAAACTGCTTCGCAATTTAAAACAGAGCTGTCGTCCTTTAATTATTGACGGTCCGAACTGCGTGATCGGCTGTCTGCCGGACAAGACCATGTTCATGGTCCAGGATTCCAAAAAGCTGCGCCCCGGTGTTGTGGGTGGCCGTCCCGGCATCTTCGCGTTTTCATCGGAAATGTGCGGACTGGACGCGGCTATTCCGGAGCGCGACATCAATCTGGATGACCAGCCGATGAGATATGAAACTGTTATAGTCCGCCGAGAGCGGCAGGAGATAGAAAAATGGAATCAATGGGACGCATTACCCCATCTTCACTAAGCACCAAAGACCTGCCCTGGCAGATCTGCTGGAGCAAGGAAAAGTGCACGCTTTGCGGCAGCTGCACAACGGTGTGCCCGGTCCGGGCCATTGAACTGGGCGTGCATCGCAAACGCACGTTGCAGGTACCCGTCGGCCTGGAAACCAAGCCCGGGAATCTTTTTTCAATTTATCACGGCATTGACCAGCGCACGGATCCCGCCCATGCCTGCGTCGGCTGCGGAATGTGCACGATGGTCTGTCCTAACGGCGCGATTGCGCCTGCGCATGCTGATGAAATCGACAAGCTGCGTTTTCATGTCAATCAGGGCGGCGAGCCCCGCAGGCGCGGCGGCCGCAGAAACAATCCCGACAGCGTGCTGGATAAAATCAAGTTTGTCCGCATTTCGATGTTAACCGACCCGGCCCTCGACGCGGGACGCCATGAATTTGAACTGCGCACCCTGCTGGGCAGGGTATTGCCGCCGGAAGAAATGCTGAAAGTCAGCCGGGAAAACGGCTGGATGCCGCCGGTGCGTGAAATTTATCCGCTCGTTATCGGCAGCATGTCTTTTGGCGCGCTGTCCCCCAACATGTGGGAAGGCCTGCAAATGGGCGTCGCTTATCTGAATGAAGAGCTGGGCATGCCGGTTCGTGTGTGCACCGGCGAAGGCGGCTGCCCGCCGCGGCTTTTGAAATCGCGTTTCCTTAAATATGTTATTTTACAGATCGCCAGCGGTTATTTCGGCTGGGATGAAATTATCCATAATCTGCCGCTCATGAAGGAAGACCCGTGTGCGATTGAAATTAAATACGGCCAGGGCGCGAAACCCGGCGACGGCGGATTGCTGATGTGGTACAAGGTCAACAAGCTGATCGCCGCAATCCGCGGCGTACCGCAGGGCATCAGTCTGCCCAGCCCGCCGACCCATCAGACCAAGTATTCGATTGAAGAAGCGGTGGCCAAGATGATCCAGTCCATGTCCATGGCCTGGGGCTTCCGTGTGCCGGTATATCCGAAAATATCCGCGACCAGCACGGCGATGGCCGTCCTCAACAACTTAACAAGAAATCCGTACGCCGCCGGTTTAGCCATCGATGGTGAAGATGGCGGTACGGGCGCGGCTTACAACGTGTCGATGGATCATATGGGACATCCCATCGCCAGCAATCTGCGCGATGCGTATTTAACACTGGTTAAACTGGGCAAGCAAAATGAGATTCCCCTTTTCGCCGGCGGCGGCATCGGTAAAAACGGCAATCTGGCCGCTAATGCCGCCGCCTTGATTATGCTGGGCGCAAGCGGTGTGCAGACCGGGAAATATATCATGCAGGCGGCTGCCGGCTGCCTGGGGTCGGAATCCGACCGCTGCAATATCTGCAACATTGGGGTGTGCCCCAAAGGCATTACCTCGCAGGACCCGCGTCTGGATCGAAGGCTTGATCCGGAGAAAGTTGCGCAGAGGGTGGTTGATCTGTATGTAAGTTTTGACACGGAATTAAAGAAAATTGTTGCTCCGCTGGGCCGTTCGACGTCGCTGCCGATCGGCATGTCGGATGCGCTGGGCATTAATGATGCAGATGCGGCTTCGCGCCTCAATATAAAATATGTTTTGTAATTAGAAAAACGGGAAAGAGTCATGACGAAAAAAGATTCAATTAAAATTGCCGGTGAAGAAAACAATATCCGCGTCGAATCACGGATTCTGGAAGAGCGCATTCAAAAGGCGGCGGTTGACGGGTATCGGCAAATCGAAGTGACCGCTTACGGTCAACACGGCATCGGCGGACGTCTCTGGCGCGCCGGCGATCAGCCGATCAAGGTGGCTGTATTGGGCACCGCAGGTCAGCGCCTGGGTTCCATGGGTTTTGCCAATACGGTGATTGAGGTGTTCGGTCCGGCCTCCGACGATGTCGGCTGGCTGAACGCGGGAGCGGAAATTATTGTTCACGGCAACGCGACCAACGGCGTGGCCAACGCCATGGCGCAGGGAAAGGTTTATATCGACGGCGACATCGGCGCGCGCGGCATGACCATGACCAAGCACAACCCCCGTTTCGAACCGCCCGAGCTCTGGGTATTTGGAAAAGTTGGGGATTCTTTTGCCGAATTCATGGCGGGAGGCATTGCCGTCGTTTGCGGCGTAGGCGCTGAGGATGATGCCGATGTGCTGGGCTATCGCCCCTGCGTCGGCATGGTGGGCGGTAAAATCTTTTTCCGCGGCCGTCAGGACATCTACAGCAAGGCCGATGCAAAATTGCTTGCCGATCTTCCCGAAGACGAATGGCAATGGCTGCAAACGAATATGAAGCGGTTTTTGCAGGCCACTGGAAAACAATATCTGTTTGAACAGTTAACGTCGAAGCGTGACGAATGGCAGTTGCTGGTGGCGCGCAAGCCTTCCGAGAAACTGGCGCGCGCGGTCAGGCCCATGGCCGGATACCGCGCGGAGGTCTGGGAAAACGAATTGGGCAAAGGCGGCGTCATTGGCGATCTGTCCAGTCTTGACCGCTCTCCGATCGGGCTTGTCGAGACAGGCGATCTGCGTCGCTTTGTTCCGGTGTGGGCCAACGAAAAATATCTGCCCCCTTGTCAGGCGGCCTGTCCGACCGGAATTCCCGTGCAGAAAAGATGGGAACTCATCCGCAACGGCAAAATTGAAGAAGCGGTTGACCTGGCGCTGCAATACACGCCGTTTCCCGCGACCGTTTGCGGTTATTTGTGCCCCAACCTCTGCATGCAGAACTGCACGCGCCATCTGGTAAGTCTTCAGGCAGTCGATGTCACGCTGCTGGGCAAGGCATCCCTTTCGGCTAAAACGCCCGCGCGTCTTCCGGAAACGGGTAAAAAAGTTGCCGTTATCGGCGGCGGAGCTTCGGGACTTTCCGTCGCCTGGCAGCTGTGGTTGAAAGGCCATGAAGCGGTCATCATCGAGAGCAAAAAACAGCTCGGCGGTAAGATCACCGATTCGATTCCCAAAAGCCGCATTCCCGGCGATGTCGTGGAGCATGAAATCGAGAGACTTGCCAAAAACGTCCGGAAAATCCATATGGGAAAGTCCCTGACGAAAGACCGGTTTCTGAAGCTGAAAAATGAAAATGATTATATTGTTATTGCGGCAGGGGCGGTGCAACCTCGTAAATTGAATATCCCCGGCATGGAGAAAACTCTGACCGCTTTGGAGTTTCTTCAGCAAAGCAAACTTGACTGCGCCAAAGTCGGGAAGAGAGTCATTGTTATCGGAGCCGGCAATGTGGGCTGTGACGCGGCGACGGAGGCTTTCCGTATGGGCGCGAAAAGCGTGACGCTGATTGACGTGCAGGAACCGGCATCCTTTGGTGTGGAAAGAAAGCATGCCGAAGCGGCCGGCGCAAAGTTTCTCTGGCCGCGCTTCACGAAGGCGGTGACGGACAAAGGCGTGGAACTGACCGATGGAGAAATGCTGCCGGCGGACACGGTCATAGTTGCCGTGGGTGATCTGCCTGATTTATCCTTCCTGCCGGAAGGTATTACGACGGAAAGAGGTTTTGTCGTGGTGGACGCAACATACGCCACGAGCGATCCTCAGGTCTACGCGATCGGTGATGCCGTCCGTCCCGGGCTGCTGACCGATGCCATCGGTGCGGGACGCATTGCCGCCCGCACGATTGACGATCTTCTGAGAGGCGCGGCCGAAACGTACGACCGGCTTCCGGCCATTAATTATGAACGGGTCAAACTCCAGTATTTTGACCCCCGTATCGGCGAATTTGCCGATACAAAGTCCTGCGCAACCAACTGCGCGTCCTGCGGCGCCTGCCGGGACTGTGGCATGTGCGAGGAAATCTGCCCCCGGAAAGCCATTTCCCGGTCACAGACGGCGCAGGGTGATTTTGAGTATATCGTGGACAGCGAACGCTGTATCGGCTGCGGTTTCTGCGCCGGGGCGTGCCCGACCGGCGTTTGGGAAATCGTGGCGAATGCACCTTTAGAATAAACAATTATTTTATTAAATTAAGGATGGATAAATTATGAAAAAAACAACACCAATTCTTGCGGCGGAAAGACAATACGTTATCGAAAAGGAAAAGTTTGTTCCCGTTTCGGAATACTTCGGCGAAGATACCTTTAATCACCAGGTGATGAAGGAAAAGCTTCCCAAAGATACCTTTAAAAAATTAATGGAAGCGATTAACGAAGATAAAATGCTGGATGCCGAAACAGCCAACATTGTTGCGCATGCCATGAAGGAATGGGCTATTGAAAAGGGCGCGACGCATTTCGCCCATTGGTTTCAGCCGATGACCGGGATTACCGCTGAAAAACATGACGCTTTTGCCGATCCCGCGGGCCCCGGTGTTGTTGTTGAGCGGTTTTCCGGAAAACAGCTGGTGCAGGGCGAACCGGATGCATCGAGTTTCCCCTCCGGCGGCATCCGGGCGACTTTTGAAGCGCGGGGCTACACGGCGTGGGATATGTCTTCGCCGGCTTTTATCAAGAGAAACGGCATTTCCACAACCCTGTGCATTCCAACAGCCTTCATTTCCTATACCGGGCAGGTCCTGGACAAGAAAACGCCGCTGCTGCGTTCGATCCGCGCCTTAAATAAGAGCGCGGTGGGCATGCTTAAGCTGCTTGGCGCCAAGGGCGTGAAAAAAGTTCATTCCAATCTCGGACCCGAGCAGGAATATTTCCTGATTGACATGGATTATTATTACAAACGTCAGGACCTGGTGCTGGGCGGCCGAACCGTTGTCGGCGCGCCTCCGGCCAAAGGGCAGGAACTGGAAGATCAGTATTTCGGCAGCATCAAGGAAAGAATTTCTTCCTATATGCATGATGTCGAGGAAGAGCTCTTCAAGCTCGGCATACCGGCCAAGACGCGTCACAACGAAGTCGCGCCCAGCCAGTATGAAATCGCCCCCGTCTATGAGGAGGCCAACCTGGCCGTGGACCACAACCAGCTGGTCATGGACACGCTCAAATACGTTGCCAAAAAGCATCGGCTGGCCGCTCTCCTGCACGAAAAACCCTTTGCCAAAATCAACGGATCAGGAAAGCATGTCAACTGGTCTCTGTCCGATAACAATGATAATAATTTGCTGAATCCCGGCAAGACGCCGCAGGACAGCATTCAGTTTCTGGTTTTCCTGGTGGCCACTGTCCGCGCCGTCTACAAGCACGCGGATATTCTGCGGGCGGCTGTCGCTTCTTACGGCAATGATCACCGCCTGGGCGCCAATGAAGCCCCGCCGGCCATCATCTCAGTTTTTCTGGGTGAACAGCTGACGCAAATCCTCGACAATATCGAAAAAGGCACCGTCAACAAGGCGACGAAAGAGGAAATTATCGATCTGGGTATTTCTTCCCTGCCCCAGGTCAGTAAAGATAATACCGACCGCAACCGGACATCGCCCTTTGCCTTTACCGGCAACAAATTCGAGTTCCGCGCCGTCGGGTCGTCACAAAATATCGCCTCTCCGTCGCTGGTGATCAACACGATCGTTGCCGAAAGCCTGGATGAACTGGCCGCAAAAATAGCAGCCAAAGGCGCCAAGAACATCAATCAGGCCGTCTTCGAAGTATTAAAGAGTGAAATCAAATATATCAAACCGATTCTGTTTAACGGCGACAACTACACGAAGGAGTGGGAAGCCGAGGCGAAAAAGAGGGGCCTGCCCAATGAAAAGACAACGCCCAGCGCGTTGAAAGCGCTCGTTACCGATAAGTCATTAAAGCTTTTTGAAAAATACGAAGTGCTTTCCAACGAGGAGCTTAAATCGCGCTACCTGATTCATGTGGAACGCTACATTAAAGATCTGGAAATCGAAGTCAACTGCTTAAACAACATTTGTTTGACTCAGGTTCTTCCGGCCGCCATGGCTTATCAAAAGAAGCTGGCGAAGGCGATTGTCGATACTAAAGAAGTTCTGGGTTCCTCCGCAGTGGTGTCGTCCCAGACGGAGCTTTTAAAGAAGATCCTTGATCTGATCAATAATATCTATACGACCAACAAAGATATTCAGGCTAAGGTGGATGCCGCGGCCGCCATACATGACGAGCCCAAAAAAGCGGAAATGCTGGGATCGAAAGTCAAACCGAAGATGGATGAACTTCGCGAATATGTGGATGCTCTGGAAAATCTCGTCGACGACGAAACCTGGCCTCTGCCGAAGTTCTGGGAAATGTTGTTTATCTGCTGATGAAATTGCAGGGAACGGTTATTCATTCCTTTAACCGTTCCCTGCAATTGGATGTTTATTGATTGACGGAAAGAAAAAAAAAGGATAGAAGCCTCTGCCTTCAAGAGAGAGAAAGAACCAAAGAATGTTAAAAAAACCGTCACCGGTTTCCTGATTTCCGAAATGTGTCGACTGATCTGGTAAAAAGCCCCTAAGTATTTGGAGAGTAAAGTTAAATGCCCTTGTTAAGAAAAGATCATAAAGCCCTGCTGGTCCTGGAAGACGGCAGCGTTTTTGATGGTTTTGCCTTTGCAGGTGCGGGCGAAACACTGGGGGAAGTTGTCTTCAATACGGGGATGACCGGCTATCAGGAAGTGATTACCGATCCTTCCTATAAAGGCCAGATCGTCGCTATGACCTATCCGCTGGTCGGCAACTACGGCATTAATGACGAAGACATGGAATCGGCGGCCCTTCATCTGGAAGGATTTATCGTCAAGGAATATCAGCCAAACCCCAGCAACTGGCGGATGAAAAAAAGCTTGAAATCATTTCTCGAAGATTCCGGCAAAATCGGACTCACCGGTATCGACACACGCGCTCTGACGCGCCGCCTGCGTCTGTCCGGTTCCATGAAGGGGATTATTTCCACCCAAACGGAAAATGTCGCCGAATTGCTGGAAAAAGTGAGGGATTATCCAGGGCTTGTCGGGCGTGATCTGGTGCGGGAAGTTTGCTGCCAAAAGCCGTACATCTGGAAAAAAGGCGCGCCTTCCCGAGGAAAAATTCCCGCCGGGAAAACGGCTAAAAAAATGCGCGTTGTTGTTCTGGACTGCGGCGTTAAATACAACATATTAAGATTACTGGAGCAAAACGGCTGTGAAGTTGTCGTAGTCCCTGCTTTCACCACAGGCCGCGAGATTCTGGCGTATCAGCCTGACGGAATTTTGCTCTCCAACGGTCCCGGAGATCCGGCGGCTCTTCCTTATATTGTCGATGCCGCCCGGGATGTTATCGGCAAGGTTCCGGTTTTTGGCATCTGCCTGGGTCATCAGATCATCGGTCAGGCCATTGGCGGCAGGACCTGCAAGCTTAAGTTCGGC
Encoded here:
- a CDS encoding glutamate synthase encodes the protein MCRLFAVTSNNPLSPMMAINALNVMKEGHDGSGVGLFLTDLGGEFEKFKNEPILSGIFSNEGIKALDRFMIDLDFMVKYKLSFRPSKQTPPGTPKRDNYVIRVYEYPAEWEGLSQEELQFRLMMVQLQLREMGQKDKSMLIFSFWPDVIMIKEVGDPLTVAEYLGLDRKDLSARTILSQGRQNTNYSIDIYACHPFFIQGMSTMTNGENTAFVPIREFLMSRNFPGYAGYQSDSEVFTHILHYTQNKLGLGMEMYKHIITPLKDDELTRHPDGKLLRNLKQSCRPLIIDGPNCVIGCLPDKTMFMVQDSKKLRPGVVGGRPGIFAFSSEMCGLDAAIPERDINLDDQPMRYETVIVRRERQEIEKWNQWDALPHLH
- a CDS encoding glutamate synthase translates to MESMGRITPSSLSTKDLPWQICWSKEKCTLCGSCTTVCPVRAIELGVHRKRTLQVPVGLETKPGNLFSIYHGIDQRTDPAHACVGCGMCTMVCPNGAIAPAHADEIDKLRFHVNQGGEPRRRGGRRNNPDSVLDKIKFVRISMLTDPALDAGRHEFELRTLLGRVLPPEEMLKVSRENGWMPPVREIYPLVIGSMSFGALSPNMWEGLQMGVAYLNEELGMPVRVCTGEGGCPPRLLKSRFLKYVILQIASGYFGWDEIIHNLPLMKEDPCAIEIKYGQGAKPGDGGLLMWYKVNKLIAAIRGVPQGISLPSPPTHQTKYSIEEAVAKMIQSMSMAWGFRVPVYPKISATSTAMAVLNNLTRNPYAAGLAIDGEDGGTGAAYNVSMDHMGHPIASNLRDAYLTLVKLGKQNEIPLFAGGGIGKNGNLAANAAALIMLGASGVQTGKYIMQAAAGCLGSESDRCNICNIGVCPKGITSQDPRLDRRLDPEKVAQRVVDLYVSFDTELKKIVAPLGRSTSLPIGMSDALGINDADAASRLNIKYVL
- a CDS encoding pyridine nucleotide-disulfide oxidoreductase — its product is MTKKDSIKIAGEENNIRVESRILEERIQKAAVDGYRQIEVTAYGQHGIGGRLWRAGDQPIKVAVLGTAGQRLGSMGFANTVIEVFGPASDDVGWLNAGAEIIVHGNATNGVANAMAQGKVYIDGDIGARGMTMTKHNPRFEPPELWVFGKVGDSFAEFMAGGIAVVCGVGAEDDADVLGYRPCVGMVGGKIFFRGRQDIYSKADAKLLADLPEDEWQWLQTNMKRFLQATGKQYLFEQLTSKRDEWQLLVARKPSEKLARAVRPMAGYRAEVWENELGKGGVIGDLSSLDRSPIGLVETGDLRRFVPVWANEKYLPPCQAACPTGIPVQKRWELIRNGKIEEAVDLALQYTPFPATVCGYLCPNLCMQNCTRHLVSLQAVDVTLLGKASLSAKTPARLPETGKKVAVIGGGASGLSVAWQLWLKGHEAVIIESKKQLGGKITDSIPKSRIPGDVVEHEIERLAKNVRKIHMGKSLTKDRFLKLKNENDYIVIAAGAVQPRKLNIPGMEKTLTALEFLQQSKLDCAKVGKRVIVIGAGNVGCDAATEAFRMGAKSVTLIDVQEPASFGVERKHAEAAGAKFLWPRFTKAVTDKGVELTDGEMLPADTVIVAVGDLPDLSFLPEGITTERGFVVVDATYATSDPQVYAIGDAVRPGLLTDAIGAGRIAARTIDDLLRGAAETYDRLPAINYERVKLQYFDPRIGEFADTKSCATNCASCGACRDCGMCEEICPRKAISRSQTAQGDFEYIVDSERCIGCGFCAGACPTGVWEIVANAPLE
- a CDS encoding glutamine synthetase type III, which gives rise to MKKTTPILAAERQYVIEKEKFVPVSEYFGEDTFNHQVMKEKLPKDTFKKLMEAINEDKMLDAETANIVAHAMKEWAIEKGATHFAHWFQPMTGITAEKHDAFADPAGPGVVVERFSGKQLVQGEPDASSFPSGGIRATFEARGYTAWDMSSPAFIKRNGISTTLCIPTAFISYTGQVLDKKTPLLRSIRALNKSAVGMLKLLGAKGVKKVHSNLGPEQEYFLIDMDYYYKRQDLVLGGRTVVGAPPAKGQELEDQYFGSIKERISSYMHDVEEELFKLGIPAKTRHNEVAPSQYEIAPVYEEANLAVDHNQLVMDTLKYVAKKHRLAALLHEKPFAKINGSGKHVNWSLSDNNDNNLLNPGKTPQDSIQFLVFLVATVRAVYKHADILRAAVASYGNDHRLGANEAPPAIISVFLGEQLTQILDNIEKGTVNKATKEEIIDLGISSLPQVSKDNTDRNRTSPFAFTGNKFEFRAVGSSQNIASPSLVINTIVAESLDELAAKIAAKGAKNINQAVFEVLKSEIKYIKPILFNGDNYTKEWEAEAKKRGLPNEKTTPSALKALVTDKSLKLFEKYEVLSNEELKSRYLIHVERYIKDLEIEVNCLNNICLTQVLPAAMAYQKKLAKAIVDTKEVLGSSAVVSSQTELLKKILDLINNIYTTNKDIQAKVDAAAAIHDEPKKAEMLGSKVKPKMDELREYVDALENLVDDETWPLPKFWEMLFIC
- a CDS encoding carbamoyl phosphate synthase small subunit, whose amino-acid sequence is MPLLRKDHKALLVLEDGSVFDGFAFAGAGETLGEVVFNTGMTGYQEVITDPSYKGQIVAMTYPLVGNYGINDEDMESAALHLEGFIVKEYQPNPSNWRMKKSLKSFLEDSGKIGLTGIDTRALTRRLRLSGSMKGIISTQTENVAELLEKVRDYPGLVGRDLVREVCCQKPYIWKKGAPSRGKIPAGKTAKKMRVVVLDCGVKYNILRLLEQNGCEVVVVPAFTTGREILAYQPDGILLSNGPGDPAALPYIVDAARDVIGKVPVFGICLGHQIIGQAIGGRTCKLKFGHHGINQPVQNLETGRVEITSQNHGFVVVPESVENNASKTFINLNDATSEGLKLSGAMSVQYHPEASPGPRDTEYLFSQFVDIMKKEKGKAK